In Oryza sativa Japonica Group chromosome 11, ASM3414082v1, the following are encoded in one genomic region:
- the LOC4350074 gene encoding dirigent protein 1, protein MPAATTHKASSSQAQPTASSSTMASLSSILLGCFLLAAAVFLHRNGASTTTTTTTHLHFYMHDAYTGPSPTAMRVVSGRSLLLDGGGDGSPPRQFGDIVALNNALTEGPSAGSARVGTAQGFAVRVSEGGVVSDLSLHMVLEAGEHRGSSVTAKGRIDMDAGERESVVIGGTGRFRLARGYMVTKNYDYSLATGGIVEIDLYLQH, encoded by the coding sequence ATGCCAGCTGCAACAACACACAAAGCAAGCAGTAGCCAAGCACAGCCCACAGCAAGCTCGAGTACTATGGCGTCCCTCTCCTCCATCCTCCTCGGCTGCTTCCTCCTCGcagccgccgtcttcctccacCGCAAcggcgcctccaccaccaccaccaccaccacccacctcCACTTCTACATGCACGACGCCTACACCGGCCCGTCTCCCACCGCCATGCGCGTCGTCTCCGGCCGCTCCTTGTtgctcgatggcggcggcgacggctcgccgccgcgtcagTTCGGCGACATCGTGGCGCTGAACAACGCGCTGACGGAGGGGCCATCCGCCGGCAGCGCGCGCGTGGGCACGGCGCAGGGGTTCGCGGTGCGGGTGTCGGAGGGCGGCGTGGTGTCGGACCTGAGCCTGCACATGGTGCTGGAGGCCGGCGAGCACCGCGGCAGCTCggtgacggcgaaggggcgCATCGACAtggacgccggcgagcgcgaGTCGGTGGTGATCGGCGGCACGGGGCGGTTCCGGTTGGCGCGCGGGTACATGGTCACCAAGAACTACGACTACAGCCTCGCCACCGGTGGCATCGTCGAGATCGACCTCTACCTGCAGCACTAG
- the LOC4350075 gene encoding dirigent protein 1 → MPLLLQLVLAVAAVAVAVGAATTTTTHTRFYMHDTVTASASGGGPAATAVRVVRGAAAAALPGDAVNRFGDLYAVDDPLTDGADASSSAAVGRARGFYMFASRTDSALLFSATMEFTAGVHRGGAVSVLARDAILDEVRELPVVGGAGVLRGAAGYGLLRTHSFNATTNNAVLQIDMYLTV, encoded by the coding sequence ATGCCCCTCCTGCTGCAGCtggtgctcgccgtcgccgccgtcgccgtcgccgttggcgcggcgacgacgacgacgacgcacaCGCGGTTCTACATGCACGACACGGTGACCGCGTCGGCGTCAGGGggcgggccggcggcgacggcggtgcgcGTGGTGaggggcgcggccgcggcggcgctgccgggcGATGCGGTGAACCGGTTCGGCGACCTGTACGCCGTCGACGACCCGCTGACGGACGGCGCCGAcgcgtcgtcgtccgccgccgtggGGCGCGCCAGGGGGTTCTACATGTTCGCGTCGCGGACGGACTCGGCGCTGCTGTTCAGCGCCACCATGGAGTTCACGGCGGGGGtgcaccgcggcggcgccgtgtcGGTGCTCGCCAGGGACGCCATACTCGACGAGGTGAGGGAGCtgccggtggtcggcggcgccggcgtgctccgcggcgccgccgggtaCGGCCTCCTCAGGACGCACTCCTTCAACGCCACCACCAACAACGCCGTCCTGCAGATCGACATGTACCTCACCGTGTAG